The proteins below come from a single Procambarus clarkii isolate CNS0578487 chromosome 26, FALCON_Pclarkii_2.0, whole genome shotgun sequence genomic window:
- the LOC123756785 gene encoding adrenodoxin-like protein 1, mitochondrial, with product MMLPWTVVRGLLAWPAGRASPGPGMSSGPLYPAHNVTRHCRLVHRAERKASRRCLVTTPALQHGDYEWQDPKSEDEVVNITFIDRNGKKIPVRGKIGDNVLYLAHRYEVDLEGACEASLACSTCHVYVDDQHYEKLPDPLEEEEDMLDMAVFLKDNSRLGCQIILTKELDGMTLELPKATRNFYVDGHVPKPH from the exons ATGATGCTGCCTTGGACTGTTGTCAGAGGCTTACTGGCATGGCCGGCCGGGCGGGCCTCTCCAGGACCTGGAATGTCTTCAGGACCATTATATCCTGCACATAACGTGACCAGACATTGCCGGCTTGTTCACCGTGCTGAGAGAAAAGCTTCACGTAGATGCCTGGTGACGACGCCCG CCCTTCAGCATGGAGATTATGAATGGCAAGATCCAAAATCTGAGGATGAGGT AGTTAACATAACGTTTATAGATCGAAATGGCAAAAAAATTCCTGTAAGAGGAAAGATTGGTGATAATGTTTTATATCTCGCACACCGCTATGAAGTAGATTTAGAAG GTGCTTGTGAAGCATCTTTAGCATGTAGTACATGTCATGTGTATGTAGATGATCAACACTATGAAAAGTTGCCCGACCCACTGGAAGAAGAGGAGGATATGCTCGACATGGCTGTCTTTTTGAAGGACAATTCTAGACTTG GATGCCAAATTATTCTAACCAAAGAGCTTGATGGTATGACACTTGAATTGCCTAAAGCTACACGCAACTTTTATGTGGATGGACATGTTCCCAAACCACATTAA